One Gemmatimonadota bacterium genomic window, CTAGCGAGCAGTCCCGGCGCATAGCGCCAGGCAACCGCGGCCACCGCGCCGCCCACCAGCAGATCGACTACGTAGTGCTCGGCCCCGTAGACCAGGGCGAACCCCATCAGGGCGACGTACGCCCAGCCGATCGCGGCACGCACCGATCCCGAACGCCCCCAGGCGAGCGCCACGAGTACCGTCAAGGCCATGTGGTAGGACGGCATCGCCGACACGTCATTGCCGCTCGCGCTGTTGCCGAGCTCGTAGACCGTGGTTTGTTCGCCGAGCCAGCCATCATGCAATAGCCGACCCACGGGCTCGATGTAGCCTTCTAGAGACGCCATCCATGGTGGAGCCGTCGGCAACGCCCAGTGGATGGGCAGCCCGATCACGAACACCAGAACGCCCGCCGCGAGCATCCGCTCCGCTCCGCTCCTATCGCGCCAGTACAGGAAAGGAGCCGACGCCACGAACACGAAAAAAAAGCTCACGTAAATCGCGACGAGAACCGGAGCCCAGCCGGCCAGAACCCCGGCCATGGCGTGCTGAAGCCAGACCGTCGGCACCTCGCCCAGACCCAGCACGCGGTCGGCGCTGATGACGTACTCCACTCGAACCGGCGCGAAGCCGTCGTCGGCGAGTCGCCTTCCGGCCACGTAGAACAGGAAGACCAGGGGGTAGACCGCCAGGATCCGCGTGGTGCGTTCGGTGGCGGCGAGGGCGACGGCGCCGAGCGCCAGCGTGACGGCGATCCAACTCCAGGTCCCCGCGAGGTCCAGGAGGATCGTGAGGTAGAAGCTGATGGTGATGACGAAGAGCAGGGCGTAGTGCAGCGGTGCCCATTGCGTTCCGCCCAGGTCGGGCGAGTCTGCGCTGGGGAGCTGGGACACATCCGACTGACCGGCGTGGCCGGATCCGCGCCCCGGCACCCACCGGGACGCTTCAACTACCGGAATGGTCGTCCCCCTAGCCTCCACCACGGCATTCCCCTCACCTCACCCCACGTCCAGCCGCCTCCCGAGCCGCTTCCAAAGGTTTCACCGCTGCATGGCATGCGCAAGATTGCTTGGAGTGCCGCGTGAGGGTTGCTGCCAAGGGCCAGATCGGCCGTAGGCGGCTCTCCGCGCACCGAACCTACGGCAGAAGGATGAGCCGATCGTCGATGAGCAGGTGCGTCGCTCCGGTCGCGCCGGCGAACGCGGCCAGGCTCAGCCGCTCCTCCAGGACCGCGCGCACGAGCGCCTGCTTTTCCCGATAGTGGGGGGTTTCCCCCCAGTGACCCGGCAGAGTGGTCCGTCCGGCGACCATCGCGACGTGCGGCGAGTACTCGGGGCTGGTGGCGATGACCGCCGTGGCTGGAGTCTCCCCCGCGCGCGTGAATCCGTCGTAGGTCACCCGCGGCACGTACGCCCTGAAATTGGAAAGATCCCCTCCGCGCGAAATCAGAGCGTGGAGATCGCGCGCCGTGAAGAAGACGTTGCTCAGGCTCAACAGAACGAACACGACGGCCGCGGCCCACAGCCCGCCCCGTCGCAACCGCACACGCACCATCCCCAGGCCGGCGAGCAGAGCCACCGGGATGTGAACCCCCATGAGCAGCTTGCGCTGCAAGCCAACAGGCAGATAGCCCAGGCCGAGTTGGAGGAAAGCCCAGGCGACCAGGAGGACGACCATGTCCCGCTCCGCGCCCTCCGTCCGCGCGCCGATCACCGCGAGGGGGATCAGCAGGCCGAAACCGAGCAGGTAGTGGCCCAGGGGCAGGCTCGGGGTAGGAACCGCGGCGCGAAGCTGGAATACCGCATCCGTGGACAGATACCACAGCATCCAGGCCGCGGCGGGCGCGGCGACCGCGGCGGCGATCCCGGCGGCTCGCAGCAGGCGGGTGGAGAATCGGCCGTGGCGCAGCCGCCCGATGACGAGGTGGGCGCCGACGATCACCACCAAGGGTACCGCGTCGTAGGTGTGCACGTTGATCAGGAGCAGCAAGGCGAGACCAGCCACGATCGCGTCTCGCGTGCGCCCCGTTCTTTCGGCCTCGAGCAGAGAGGTGAGCGCCAGCAGGAACAGGGTGATGGAGAACGCGAACAGGCCGCTGGAATAGAGCGCCAGGAACGTGACCACCTCAGGCTGGACGAGGTCCGCCGATCCGAAGGGGGCCCCGGACAGACCCACCAGCCACCCCAACCCTGCCCCGGCGGCGACGACCGCCGTGGCCCACCGGCGGGGCTCCGTTTGCGGGACGACGTAGGCCGCCAGGCGGTACACGAGGACAACGCTGGTGAAGGTGAAGAGGAGGCGGGCAAGGTGGTAGACCACCGCGTAGGGCGTCCGCGCGGCGGCTGCCACCGTACCGATCCCCCACGCCCACAGATGGACGAAGCGTCCCGAATCCGGCTCCGCGGCGAACAGGTTGGACAGGAAGAAGGACCCGTCCCGAGCCTGTACGATCCAGGACCAGTGGACCGCGGTGTCCACCCCGTTGTGGGTGGTGCCCATCCACACGTGACCGGGCGGCGTGAGGGTCCACGCGACGAGATACGGGATCGCCGAGAAGGCCGTTACCGCGCCCGCGGCGGCGAGGATCCAGCGCCACTCGCGAGGAGCGATCAGCGGAGCCCCGGGAAGCCCCGTTCGCACGTGCGACTCCGACTCCTCCACGGGCCCCTTCCCCCATCCGTTTGCCTACGCTCCGCCGGGCCTCAACAACGTACCTGGCCGAGGCGCGGTCAAGTCATCCCGCGCGGCGCACGCGGCCGAGACGGCGGTGTTGTTCACGCGGCGCGCGCCGTAAGATGCCCGCATGACCGAAGCGCTGCTCGCGGAATTGCGCGATCGCCGAAACGCCGACGGCGGGTGGCCCGCCCGAGCGGGCCTGCCCAGCAACGCGGAGAGCACCGCGCTGGCGCGCATGGCGTTCGCCGCGGTGGGGCCAGAGGGTGAGGCCGAAGTGGCCGCGGCGACCGCCTGGCTGTTGCGCCACCAGGCGAGCGACGGCAGTTGGTCCTTCCAGCCGGACGTTCCGCTCGGCAAGTGGCCCACGAGCCTCGCCGCGCTGGCGCTCGGTTCGCACGCGGAGCACCGCGACGCGGTGCGGGCGGCCGTGCGACACATCGTCGACCAGGAAGCGCGCAAGCTCCCCTGGCTCACGAACCTGTTGTACTGGTTCGCTCGCGAGAGGATGTCCGTGGAATTGAACCCTTCCCTCAACGGGTGGCCGTGGGCGGAAGGCGCCTTCAGTTGGGTGGAGCCGACGGCGTACGCCGTGATCGCGCTCAAGCGGCACGGCGGCCTCGCGGGTCGGCGAGCGAGGGGACGGCTGGACGAGGGCGAGCGCATGATCCTGGACCGTACCTGTGCGGGCGGCGGCTGGAACCACGGGAACTACAGGGTCCTGGGCGAGGATATCCACGCCTATCCGGACACCACGGCGATAGCCCTTCTCGCGCTGCAGGGAGCGGGACGGATGCCCGAGGTGGAGGAGGGTCTCACGGTGCTCCCCCGCCTTCTGGACGCGCACGCGTCGGGCGGGACGCTAGCCCTGGCGCGCCTGGCGCAGCGGGCGTGGTCGGTCGCGGACGCCGGGGTTCGCGAACGCCTCGACGCGTGGTCTACGGCCCCGGACGGCTTCGGCGGGACCCGCGGCATCGCGCTGGCCGTTCTGGCCCTCGCGGACGCCGCAAACCCCTTCCTGCTGGTGAACGTCCGATGATCGGCCGGCGCGCGTTCGTGAAGTCGATCGGCGCCGCCGCCGCGGCCCCTGCGCTCGTCCGCTGCGCCGAACCCCCGGAAGAGCCCCAGGGCCCGCGTTGGCTCCCGGAGGCTGAGGTCCGCCCGGACCGCTCGAGCGTGGCGGTGCTGGCCGCCGACGCCTACGACGGCCGGCTGACGGACGTCGTGCGGCGCGGCCTCGAGCTGTTCTCGGTCCCCGTGCGTGGCCGCCGCGTGGTGCTCAAGCCCAACCTGGTCGAGTTCGACCCCGGCGGCGTCATCAACACGCACCCCGTGCTGATCGCGGCGACCATCGAGGCGCTCCGGGAGCTGGAGGCGAAGGAAGTCATCGTGGCCGAGGGGCCCGGCCACCGGCGCGACAACGAATACCTCCTGTCGGCGTCGGGGCTGGCGGATGTCCTCCGGGACACGGGCGCGCGTTACGTGGACCTGAACGTGGACGCGGTGCGGCCGGTAAGGCTGCGCAGTCACTACACCGCCCTGGACCGACTCTACCTGCCCGCGACGGTCCTGGACGCCGAGCTCTTCATCTCGATGCCCAAGATGAAGACCCACCACTGGGCGGGGGTCACCTTGTCGATGAAGAACCTGTTCGGGATCGTGCCCAGCGCGGTCTACGGGTGGCCCAAGAACGTCCTCCACTGGCAGGGCATCGACAACAGCATCCTCGACATCAACGCGGCGCTGACGGTGCCGCGTTTCAACATCGTCGATGGAATCGTGGGCATGGAGGGCAACGGTCCGATCCAGGGCACCGCCAAGCCCACGGGGGTGCTCGTGTTTGGCGCGGACCCGGTCGCCGTGGACACGACCGCGGCGAGCGTCATGGGGCTCGAGCCGACGCGCGTGAACTACCTGGCGGAGGCGGGTGAGTTCTTCGGCAACGCGGCGCTGGAGCGGATCGAGCAGCGCGGGGAATCGCCGGGGGCGCTTCGTCAGAGCTACGACGTGGTGGAGGCGTTCGAATCCCTCAAGGCAGGCCTCGCGGGTGCCGGCTGACTAGGCCTGACGGGGTGCTCCGAACCCTGACGCTGGGACTGGTGGCCGCGGCGCTCGCCGGCGTCGTCCACGTGTTTCGCTATCCGCTGCACGTGGACATCGGCTTTCTGCTGGACCTCTCCGAGCGGGTGATGGACGGCGAAACCCTGTACCGGGAAGCGCTCGAGCCGAACCCTCCGCTCGTCGTCTACCTGATGGCGGTTCCCGTCGGCCTGGCCAGGCTGACCGGAGCGAGTCCCGTGGTGCTCCTGCGGCTCATGCTAGTGGCGCTCGTCGCCGTCTCAGCGGTAGGCGGCTGGCGGAGCGGGCGCCGGTACCTCGCGCCGGCGGTCGCCGCGTTCCTGTGCGTCGCTTTCGCGGCCTCCGCGCTGGTGGTCGAGCCGGGCGAATTCGGTCAGCGCGACGGGGTCATGTTCGCTCTGCTGTTCCCCTACCTGGTGACCGCGGGCGCGCGCATCGCCGCGGTCCCGGTGTCGCGGTCGTGGGCCATAGCCGTGGGTATCGCGGCCGGCGTGGGGGTGGCGCTCAAGCCGTTCTTCGTGCCTCTGCTGGTGCTGGTCGAGGTGGCCGTGGTCCTGGGGCGAGGCCGAGCGCCGTGGCGCCGACCCGAGACGCTGGCCGCGGCCTGCTTTCTCCTGGCGTACGCGACGTGGATCGCGGCCTTCGCGCGCGACTACCTGCGCGTCGCGCGCCTGGCGTCCGAGCACTACGGATTCTTCGCCCCCATAGCCCGCGTGGACCTGGCGGCGCTG contains:
- a CDS encoding phosphatase PAP2 family protein, with product MSQLPSADSPDLGGTQWAPLHYALLFVITISFYLTILLDLAGTWSWIAVTLALGAVALAATERTTRILAVYPLVFLFYVAGRRLADDGFAPVRVEYVISADRVLGLGEVPTVWLQHAMAGVLAGWAPVLVAIYVSFFFVFVASAPFLYWRDRSGAERMLAAGVLVFVIGLPIHWALPTAPPWMASLEGYIEPVGRLLHDGWLGEQTTVYELGNSASGNDVSAMPSYHMALTVLVALAWGRSGSVRAAIGWAYVALMGFALVYGAEHYVVDLLVGGAVAAVAWRYAPGLLARLGSTQAPVGGVLETDRGRNKTVPEAGNDLLLAETSPGR
- a CDS encoding prenyltransferase/squalene oxidase repeat-containing protein, coding for MTEALLAELRDRRNADGGWPARAGLPSNAESTALARMAFAAVGPEGEAEVAAATAWLLRHQASDGSWSFQPDVPLGKWPTSLAALALGSHAEHRDAVRAAVRHIVDQEARKLPWLTNLLYWFARERMSVELNPSLNGWPWAEGAFSWVEPTAYAVIALKRHGGLAGRRARGRLDEGERMILDRTCAGGGWNHGNYRVLGEDIHAYPDTTAIALLALQGAGRMPEVEEGLTVLPRLLDAHASGGTLALARLAQRAWSVADAGVRERLDAWSTAPDGFGGTRGIALAVLALADAANPFLLVNVR
- a CDS encoding DUF362 domain-containing protein, producing the protein MIGRRAFVKSIGAAAAAPALVRCAEPPEEPQGPRWLPEAEVRPDRSSVAVLAADAYDGRLTDVVRRGLELFSVPVRGRRVVLKPNLVEFDPGGVINTHPVLIAATIEALRELEAKEVIVAEGPGHRRDNEYLLSASGLADVLRDTGARYVDLNVDAVRPVRLRSHYTALDRLYLPATVLDAELFISMPKMKTHHWAGVTLSMKNLFGIVPSAVYGWPKNVLHWQGIDNSILDINAALTVPRFNIVDGIVGMEGNGPIQGTAKPTGVLVFGADPVAVDTTAASVMGLEPTRVNYLAEAGEFFGNAALERIEQRGESPGALRQSYDVVEAFESLKAGLAGAG